In one window of Camelina sativa cultivar DH55 chromosome 15, Cs, whole genome shotgun sequence DNA:
- the LOC104744738 gene encoding shaggy-related protein kinase gamma: protein MASVGIDPSAAVRDSSTGNATDVDRLPDEMKDMKIQDDKEMEATIVNGNVTETGHIIVTTIGGRNGQPKQTISYMAERVVGHGSFGVVFQAKCLETGETVAIKKVLQDRRYKNRELQTMRLLDHPNVVALKHCFFSTTEKDELYLNLVLEYVPETVHRVIKHYNKLNQRMPLVYVKLYTYQIFRSLSYIHRCIGVCHRDIKPQNLLVNPHTHQVKLCDFGSAKVLVKGEPNISYICSRYYRAPELIFGATEYTTAIDVWSAGCVLAELLLGQPLFPGESGVDQLVEIIKVLGTPTREEIKCMNPNYTEFKFPQIKAHPWHKIFHKRMPPEAVDLVSRLLQYSPNLRCAALDTLVHPFFDELRDPNARLPNGRFLPPLFNFKPHELKGVPVEMVAKLVPEHARKQCPWLGL from the exons ATGGCCTCCGTGGGCATAGACCCTAGTGCCGCGGTTAGAGATTCTTCTACTGGAAACGCTACTGATGTTGATAGATTACCTGACGAGATGAAAGACATGAAAATTCAAGATGATAAA GAAATGGAAGCTACAATCGTGAATGGCAATGTCACTGAGACTGGCCATATTATAGTAACTACTATAGGAGGAAGAAATGGCCAACCTAAACAG ACAATCAGTTACATGGCGGAGCGAGTTGTTGGACACGGCTCTTTCGGTGTTGTGTTTCAA GCTAAATGTTTGGAAACAGGAGAAACTGTTGCGATAAAGAAAGTTCTGCAAGATCGGAGGTACAAGAACCGCGAGCTTCAAACAATGAGGCTACTTGACCATCCTAATGTTGTGGCTTTGAAACATTGCTTCTTCTCAACTACTGAAAAAGACGAGCTTTACCTCAACTTGGTTCTGGAATACGTTCCAGAGACTGTGCACCGCGTCATCAAGCACTACAACAAACTTAACCAACGAATGCCTCTCGTTTACGTCAAACTATACACATATCAG ATTTTTAGGTCCTTATCCTACATTCACCGTTGTATCGGCGTGTGTCATCGTGACATAAAGCCTCAAAACTTGTTGGTAAATCCACACACTCATCAAGTGAAACTTTGCGATTTTGGAAGTGCGAAAGTATTG GTAAAAGGAGAACCAAACATATCATATATCTGCTCTAGGTATTACAGAGCACCCGAGCTCATTTTTGGAGCCACAGAGTATACTACGGCCATTGATGTCTGGTCTGCAGGATGTGTTCTCGCAGAGCTTCTTCTCGGACAG CCATTGTTCCCGGGTGAGAGCGGTGTTGATCAACTTGTAGAGATAATAAAG GTTTTGGGAACACCAACAAGAGAGGAAATCAAATGCATGAACCCCAATTATACAGAGTTCAAATTTCCTCAGATTAAAGCTCATCCATGGCATAAG ATTTTCCACAAACGAATGCCTCCAGAAGCTGTTGATTTAGTCTCAAGGCTTCTTCAATACTCTCCCAATCTTCGTTGTGCTGCT CTCGATACATTGGTCCACCCATTCTTTGACGAGCTAAGAGATCCAAATGCGCGATTACCCAACGGTCGTTTCCTTCCACCGCTCTTCAACTTCAAGCCTCATG AGCTTAAAGGTGTGCCTGTGGAGATGGTGGCTAAGTTAGTTCCAGAACATGCGAGGAAGCAATGTCCGTGGCTCGGTTTGTGA
- the LOC104744739 gene encoding uncharacterized protein LOC104744739, translated as MSGKRVIAICMSGGEFQTEKGGSLLYKGGDAHAIDVDEQMTFIDFISEIGEMFNCDVRTVSLKYFLPDNKKTLISISNDKDLKRMIKFHENSNTADVYLLPEEAAPEFSNMPASRSSRTTLSEAIPPVPMDDMIDDTMGPEDLPISISVSAPPAVTMEQVMDRAADAQIVINPSDMMTAIVEVPNPKGDILTKARTQQWQNTITGVGQRFKNVAEFREALRKYAIANQFGFRYKKNDSHRVTVKCKAEGCPWRIHASRLSTTQLICIKKMNPTHTCEGAGGINGLQTSRSWVASIIKEKLKVFPNYKPKDIVSDIKEEYGIQLNYFQAWRGKEIAREQLQGSYKDGYKQLPLFCEKIMESNPGSLATFTTKEDSSFHRVFVSFHASVFGFLQACRPLVFLDSMPLKSKYQGTLLAATSVDGDDEVFPLAFAVVDAETDDNWEWFLLQLRSGLSTSCQITCQITFVADRQKNLQESIPKVFDKSFHAYCLRYLTDELIRDLKGPFSHEIKRLIVDDFYSAAYAPRPDSFERHVENIKGLSPEAYDWIVQKSQPDHWANAYFPGARYNHMTSHSGEPFFSWASDANDLPITQMVDVIRGKIMGLIHVRRISATEANGKLTPSMEVKLEKESVKAQTVQVAPADNNLFHVRGETFELVNMKQCDCSCKGWQLTGLPCHHALAVINSFGLNPYDYCSRYFTVENYRAMYSLSINPVQLLEGEICRESSGGSAVTVTPPPTRRPPGRPPKKKTPAEEVMKRQLQCSRCKGLGHNKSTCKEYLLEC; from the exons ATGTCAGGGAAACGGGTCATAGCAATATGTATGTCTGGTGGGGAATTTCAGACAGAGAAAGGCGGATCACTGCTGTACAAAGGCGGCGATGCTCACGCAATAGACGTGGACGAGCAGATGACTTTCATAGACTTTATCTCAGAAATTGGGGAGATGTTTAATTGCGATGTCAGGACAGTTTCTCTCAAATACTTCCTCCCTGATAACAAGAAGACGCTCATCTCGATATCTAACGATAAAGATTTGAAACGAATGATCAAATTTCACGAGAACTCAAACACTGCTGATGTCTATCTCTTACCTGAAGAAGCTGCTCCTGAATTTTCAAACATGCCGGCTAGCAG ATCAAGCAGAACAACATTGTCTGAAGCGATTCCCCCGGTTCCTATGGACGACATGATAGATGACACCATGGGACCAGAAGATCTTCCCATCTCAATCTCAGTCTCAGCTCCTCCCGCTGTAACTATGGAGCAAGTCATGGACCGAGCTGCTGATGCACAGATTGTTATTAATCCATCCGATATGATGACAGCGATTGTTGAAGTCCCGAATCCGAAAGGAGATATTCTCACAAAGGCAAGAACACAGCAGTGGCAGAACACAATCACAGGAGTGGGTCAAAGGTTTAAAAACGTTGCGGAGTTCCGTGAAGCGCTGCGGAAATACGCCATTGCAAATCAGTTTGGATTCCGCTACAAAAAGAACGATAGCCACCGAGTGACAGTTAAGTGTAAAGCCGAAGGTTGTCCTTGGAGGATCCATGCTTCAAGGCTATCAACAACTCAGCTGATCTGTATCAAGAAAATGAATCCAACACATACTTGTGAAGGTGCAGGTGGGATTAATGGGCTTCAGACGAGCAGAAGCTGGGTTGCTAGCATTATCAAGGAGAAGCTGAAAGTTTTTCCTAACTATAAACCGAAAGACATTGTCAGTGACATCAAGGAAGAGTATGGGATTCAGCTGAATTACTTTCAGGCATGGCGTGGTAAAGAGATTGCAAGAGAGCAGCTTCAAGGGTCTTACAAGGATGGTTACAAACAGCTTCCACTGTTCTGCGAGAAGATAATGGAAAGCAATCCGGGGAGTCTCGCTACGTTCACGACAAAGGAAGATTCAAGTTTTCACCgtgtttttgtttcgtttcacgcctcagtttttggttttctccaGGCGTGTCGACCACTTGTGTTTCTCGACAGTATGCCGTTGAAATCGAAGTATCAGGGGACTTTATTAGCTGCTACTTCTGTGGATGGGGACGACGAAGTGTTTCCTCTGGCTTTCGCAGTGGTCGATGCGGAGACAGATGATAACTGGGAATGGTTCTTGCTTCAGCTGAGATCTGGGCTATCCACGTCTTGCCAAATAACTTGCCAGATAACTTTCGTTGCGGATAGACAAAAGAATCTGCAGGAATCGATCCCAAAAGTGTTTGACAAATCGTTCCATGCGTATTGTTTGCGGTATTTGACAGACGAGCTCATCAGAGACTTGAAAGGACCATTCTCTCATGAGATCAAGCGGTTAATCGTCGACGACTTTTACTCTGCAGCTTATGCCCCGAGACCTGATTCATTCGAAAGACATGTTGAGAACATCAAAGGCCTCTCACCGGAAGCTTATGACTGGATTGTGCAAAAGAGCCAGCCTGATCACTGGGCCAACGCTTACTTCCCGGGTGCTCGGTACAACCACATGACTTCACACTCAGGTGAACCGTTCTTTAGCTGGGCTTCCGACGCCAATGATCTACCAATAACTCAAATGGTCGATGTGATCCGTGGGAAAATCATGGGATTGATCCACGTGAGACGGATCAGTGCCACCGAAGCCAATGGGAAATTGACTCCTTCCATGGAAGTGAAACTAGAGAAGGAGAGTGTAAAAGCGCAAACGGTTCAGGTAGCACCCGCAGATAACAACTTGTTCCATGTCCGTGGAGAGACGTTTGAGCTAGTGAACATGAAGCAGTGTGACTGTAGCTGCAAAGGGTGGCAGTTAACAGGTTTGCCGTGTCACCACGCGCTCGCGGTTATCAACTCTTTCGGACTTAATCCATATGATTACTGTTCTAGATATTTTACTGTTGAGAACTATAGGGCAATGTATTCACTGTCGATAAATCCAGTCCAGTTATTAGAAGGAGAGATATGTCGAGAGAGTTCTGGAGGTTCTGCAGTGACGGTAACGCCTCCACCAACAAGGCGACCGCCAGGGAGGCCGCCAAAGAAGAAAACGCCTGCGGAAGAAGTGATGAAGCGGCAGCTGCAATGTAGTAGGTGCAAGGGACTTGGTCACAACAAGTCGACTTGTAAAGAATATCTTCTTGAATGCTAG
- the LOC104744740 gene encoding uncharacterized protein LOC104744740: protein MGGNKRSQSSKRFSLFSFFKSRRSHNRVEVDASWDDVVYTRKAMASDEDKRHWVAEPGIDRKASAFIAKFHATRVSESERQTVSPYRSDKA, encoded by the coding sequence ATGGGAGGAAACAAGAGATCACAAAGCAGCAAGAGGTTCTCTCTCTTTAGCTTCTTCAAATCACGAAGATCTCACAACAGAGTGGAAGTGGACGCTTCTTGGGACGACGTCGTTTACACTCGCAAAGCAATGGCTAGTGATGAAGACAAACGTCATTGGGTCGCTGAACCAGGTATCGACCGTAAAGCTTCTGCCTTCATCGCCAAGTTTCATGCCACTCGTGTCTCTGAGTCCGAGCGTCAGACAGTCTCTCCTTACCGATCCGACAAGGCATGA
- the LOC104744741 gene encoding agamous-like MADS-box protein AGL80: MTRKRLNLSYIENDPMRRATFNKRKKGFLKKIHELSVLCGIEACAVVYSPSNSTPEAWPSNVGVKNVVEKFQMLTDMEQEKKMVNHEGFLKQNISKAMGNNKRKMKDNAERMMKEAMFELLGGKEDRFKLTNRHREDLCKYIDQYLKELHHHKNKILRQSHVGYGESSEAATNVMAPTSSGEVNSQFFPTLNVSNSPSQIPEEVNAFPGNNFSAAADQQDYYPVMNPAVGFYDHNANVNHLGHNQYQQEDVYRPSVHQDGIDNPSQNQNQQEEWLVSDDDLS; the protein is encoded by the coding sequence ATGACGAGAAAGAGGCTAAACCTATCTTACATTGAAAATGATCCAATGAGGAGAGCAACGTTcaataagagaaagaaaggaTTCTTGAAAAAGATCCACGAGCTTTCCGTACTCTGCGGAATCGAAGCATGTGCTGTGGTTTACAGTCCATCCAACTCAACCCCGGAGGCCTGGCCATCGAACGTGGGAGTAAAGAACGTCGTGGAGAAGTTCCAGATGCTGACAGATATGGAGCAAGAGAAGAAAATGGTGAACCACGAAGGCtttctcaaacaaaacatatcaaaagcCATGGGGAATaacaagagaaagatgaagGACAATGCGGAGAGGATGATGAAAGAGGCCATGTTCGAGCTTCTTGGTGGGAAGGAAGATAGATTTAAGCTGACTAACAGACACCGTGAAGATTTGTGTAAGTACATTGATCAATATCTTAAAGAACTTCAtcaccacaaaaacaaaatcctaagGCAATCCCATGTTGGATATGGTGAATCATCCGAAGCTGCTACAAATGTCATGGCACCAACATCTTCAGGTGAAGTGAATTCTCAATTCTTTCCAACTCTCAATGTTTCCAACTCTCCAAGCCAGATACCAGAGGAGGTTAATGCTTTTCCCGGTAACAATTTTTCTGCTGCTGCTGACCAACAAGATTACTATCCAGTGATGAATCCAGCTGTTGGTTTTTATGATCATAATGCAAATGTTAACCATCTTGGTCATAATCAATATCAACAAGAGGATGTATATCGTCCAAGTGTGCATCAAGATGGAATTGACAATCCGAGTCAAAATCAGAATCAGCAAGAAGAATGGTTGGTCTCAGATGATGACCTCTCCTGA